From the Planctomycetia bacterium genome, one window contains:
- a CDS encoding YkgJ family cysteine cluster protein — MAGEPWYKDGLRFECTQCGDCCTGAPGFVWVNQEEIDALAKEIDLDADEFEKKYVRKIGMRRSLVEFPNGDCVFFDTVNRNCSVYGARPRQCKTWPFWNSNINSAKAWEETKAVCPGCDKGKKLYSIEHIQAQAAVIRI, encoded by the coding sequence ATGGCCGGTGAACCTTGGTACAAAGACGGGCTCCGTTTCGAATGCACGCAATGCGGCGACTGCTGCACCGGTGCGCCGGGCTTCGTTTGGGTCAACCAAGAAGAAATCGACGCGCTGGCGAAAGAGATCGACCTCGATGCCGATGAGTTCGAGAAGAAGTACGTGCGCAAGATCGGGATGCGACGGAGCTTAGTCGAGTTCCCGAACGGCGATTGCGTCTTCTTCGACACCGTGAATCGCAACTGCTCGGTCTACGGTGCCCGACCTAGGCAGTGTAAGACCTGGCCGTTTTGGAACTCGAACATCAACTCGGCGAAGGCCTGGGAAGAGACCAAGGCGGTTTGCCCCGGCTGTGATAAGGGCAAGAAGCTCTACTCGATCGAGCACATCCAAGCGCAAGCGGCCGTGATCCGCATCTAA
- a CDS encoding integration host factor subunit beta has product MTKKEIVKTISDEIGLTQLKTKEIVQKTFDAIVETLVEEKRIELRNFGVFEVKKRAARKARNPRTGDKVYVPEKYVVTFKPGKEMEEKVRELERQAAERAAAAEAKQSPAMESAPPSVDGSP; this is encoded by the coding sequence GTGACGAAAAAAGAAATCGTTAAGACCATCTCGGACGAAATCGGCCTGACTCAGTTGAAGACGAAGGAGATCGTTCAAAAGACGTTCGATGCCATCGTCGAAACACTGGTCGAGGAGAAGCGGATCGAGTTGCGAAACTTCGGCGTGTTCGAAGTAAAAAAGCGAGCCGCTCGAAAGGCTCGCAACCCGCGAACGGGCGACAAGGTTTACGTACCGGAAAAGTATGTAGTGACCTTCAAGCCGGGCAAGGAAATGGAAGAGAAGGTGCGAGAGTTGGAACGCCAAGCTGCCGAACGAGCAGCCGCTGCGGAAGCCAAACAGTCGCCCGCCATGGAAAGTGCCCCTCCGAGCGTCGACGGCTCGCCTTAG
- a CDS encoding dihydroorotate dehydrogenase produces the protein MKTAAVDLEVRLGRLRLPNPILAASGTFGYAREMAGFVDLARLGGIVPKTITKLPRPGNKPWRTVETTGGMLNSIGLDNDGIDAFIEGHLPYLGSLGCPIIVSIAGCDENEFAELAGRLSGREEVAAIELNVSCPNVSGGVDLGTNPARCEQVVAMARKACDRPIIAKLTPNVTSVVDIAKAAEAGGADAISLINTCLGMAIDWRRRKPLLGNVVGGLSGPAIKPIALRCVYQAARAIKTPIIGIGGIATLDDVMEFFVAGASAIQLGTVHFYDPTAPIRILDALPEALNQLGASRLSDVVGTLAAPAPVGK, from the coding sequence GTGAAAACCGCTGCCGTAGACCTCGAGGTGCGCCTCGGTCGCCTTCGATTACCGAATCCGATTCTCGCTGCGTCGGGCACCTTCGGATACGCTCGCGAGATGGCCGGATTCGTCGACCTCGCACGGCTCGGCGGCATCGTCCCTAAGACGATCACGAAACTACCGCGCCCAGGCAACAAGCCTTGGCGCACCGTCGAGACAACCGGCGGCATGCTCAACTCGATCGGCCTCGACAACGACGGCATCGACGCCTTCATCGAAGGCCATCTGCCGTATCTCGGTTCGCTCGGCTGTCCGATCATCGTCAGCATCGCAGGCTGCGACGAGAACGAATTCGCCGAGCTCGCCGGCCGACTGAGCGGTCGCGAGGAGGTTGCGGCGATCGAATTGAACGTCTCGTGCCCGAACGTCAGCGGCGGGGTAGATCTGGGAACCAATCCGGCACGGTGCGAGCAAGTCGTGGCGATGGCGCGCAAGGCGTGCGATCGACCGATCATCGCCAAGCTGACGCCGAACGTAACGAGCGTCGTCGACATCGCCAAGGCCGCGGAAGCCGGCGGGGCCGACGCGATCTCGCTGATCAATACCTGCCTCGGCATGGCGATCGACTGGCGCCGCCGCAAGCCGCTGCTCGGCAACGTCGTCGGCGGCTTGAGCGGTCCGGCGATTAAACCGATTGCGCTACGCTGCGTCTATCAAGCTGCCCGCGCGATCAAGACTCCGATCATCGGCATCGGCGGCATCGCCACGCTCGACGACGTGATGGAGTTCTTCGTGGCCGGCGCCTCGGCAATTCAACTCGGCACGGTCCATTTCTACGATCCCACCGCTCCGATTCGCATACTCGACGCGCTGCCCGAAGCGCTGAACCAACTCGGCGCAAGCCGCCTGAGCGACGTTGTCGGCACGCTCGCGGCGCCCGCACCCGTAGGAAAATAA